In the Magnetospira sp. QH-2 genome, one interval contains:
- the trxA gene encoding thioredoxin TrxA, translating into MTKQVTDTSFDADVLKSGTPVLVDFWAEWCGPCKQIAPALEELDTELGEKVIVAKLNIDENPSVPAKYGVRGIPTLMLFKGGEVAATKIGALPKGKLFEWVESNL; encoded by the coding sequence ATGACCAAACAAGTCACCGATACCTCGTTCGATGCCGATGTGTTGAAATCCGGTACCCCCGTTCTGGTGGATTTCTGGGCTGAGTGGTGCGGTCCCTGTAAGCAGATCGCCCCGGCGCTCGAGGAACTGGACACCGAATTGGGCGAGAAAGTCATCGTTGCCAAGCTGAATATTGATGAAAACCCCTCGGTCCCAGCCAAGTACGGTGTGCGTGGTATTCCCACCTTGATGCTTTTCAAGGGCGGCGAGGTGGCGGCCACAAAGATCGGTGCCCTGCCCAAGGGCAAGCTTTTCGAATGGGTCGAATCCAACCTTTGA
- the pyrF gene encoding orotidine-5'-phosphate decarboxylase encodes MPREAEVTLPHQRIFVAIDTTDLDRAAALAESLVGLVGGVKLGKEFLTAHGPQGARRVAQCGMPLFLDTKFHDIPNTVAGALRAALPLKPRLINVHAAGGAAMMRAAADAAAEAGDDRPLVLAVTVLTSLDDDDLKAIGVTGEVESQVVRLARLAQDNGIDGVVCSAKEVTALRDACGPNFKLLTPGIRPAWSATGDQKRIVTPAEAVRLGSDYLVIGRPITGADDPADAARRIGEELAGNA; translated from the coding sequence ATGCCGCGTGAGGCAGAGGTGACCCTTCCCCATCAACGCATTTTCGTTGCCATCGACACCACCGATCTGGACCGGGCGGCAGCCTTGGCGGAATCCCTGGTGGGATTGGTGGGCGGAGTCAAGCTGGGCAAGGAATTCCTCACCGCTCATGGGCCCCAGGGCGCCCGCCGGGTGGCCCAATGCGGCATGCCTTTGTTTCTGGATACCAAGTTCCACGACATTCCCAACACCGTTGCTGGTGCCCTGCGTGCCGCCTTGCCCCTGAAACCCCGGCTGATCAATGTTCATGCGGCGGGAGGCGCGGCGATGATGCGGGCCGCCGCCGATGCCGCCGCGGAAGCCGGAGACGACCGCCCACTGGTGCTGGCGGTGACCGTGCTCACATCGCTCGACGACGACGACCTGAAGGCTATTGGTGTCACAGGCGAAGTGGAATCTCAGGTGGTGCGCCTGGCCCGTCTGGCTCAGGATAACGGAATCGACGGTGTGGTCTGCTCGGCCAAGGAAGTGACCGCCCTGCGCGATGCCTGTGGCCCGAACTTCAAGCTGCTGACCCCCGGCATCCGGCCAGCCTGGTCCGCCACGGGCGACCAAAAGCGTATCGTCACCCCTGCCGAAGCGGTGCGACTGGGCTCGGACTATCTGGTCATAGGACGGCCCATCACCGGCGCCGACGATCCGGCGGATGCCGCTCGACGCATCGGCGAAGAACTGGCCGGGAACGCATAG
- the ihfB gene encoding integration host factor subunit beta encodes MTKSELIARLAEANPHLFQRDVERIVTTIFDEIAAALARGDRVELRGFGAFSVKRRDSRLGRNPRTGESVEVPAKYIPFFKTGKQLREKLNTQ; translated from the coding sequence ATGACTAAATCCGAATTGATTGCACGGTTGGCGGAAGCCAATCCTCATCTTTTCCAGCGGGATGTGGAAAGGATTGTCACCACCATTTTCGATGAAATCGCGGCGGCTCTGGCCCGCGGGGACAGAGTGGAACTGCGTGGATTCGGCGCGTTTTCGGTCAAACGGCGGGATTCCCGGTTGGGACGCAATCCGCGTACCGGAGAATCCGTCGAGGTTCCGGCCAAATACATTCCGTTCTTCAAGACCGGCAAGCAGCTACGCGAAAAACTGAACACCCAATAG
- the trpA gene encoding tryptophan synthase subunit alpha, translating into MNRPETRLARRFAALKQENRAGLVAFVTAGDPDRERSQAILDGLPKAGADIIELGMPFSDPMADGPAIQASSQRALASGMTLRGTIDMVRSFRNTDSDTPIVLMGYFNPIYVYGVETFLKDAREAGVDGFIVVDLPPEEEREFCVPCLEAGLNFIYLTTPTTDDKRLPAVVEKASGFVYYVSITGITGTASAAASDVAAAVDRIRGHTDLPVAVGFGVKTPQQAAEIARVADAAVVGSALVGRVVENLESGDPVAAVLDLTRDLANGVRNARN; encoded by the coding sequence ATGAATCGTCCTGAAACCCGCCTAGCCCGTCGCTTTGCCGCCCTCAAACAGGAGAATCGCGCCGGACTGGTGGCCTTTGTCACCGCCGGAGACCCGGACCGGGAACGCTCCCAGGCCATCCTTGACGGTCTGCCGAAGGCCGGCGCCGATATCATCGAACTGGGCATGCCGTTTTCCGACCCCATGGCCGATGGTCCCGCCATCCAGGCCTCGTCGCAAAGGGCCTTGGCCTCGGGAATGACCCTGCGCGGCACCATCGATATGGTCCGATCGTTCAGGAATACCGACTCGGACACACCCATTGTGCTTATGGGCTACTTCAATCCCATTTATGTTTATGGCGTCGAGACCTTTTTGAAGGACGCCCGCGAGGCGGGGGTGGATGGCTTCATCGTCGTTGACCTGCCGCCCGAAGAAGAAAGGGAGTTCTGCGTCCCCTGTCTGGAGGCCGGTCTCAACTTCATTTACCTGACCACCCCGACCACCGATGACAAGCGCCTGCCGGCGGTGGTGGAGAAGGCTTCCGGCTTCGTCTATTATGTTTCCATCACCGGCATCACCGGCACCGCCTCGGCGGCGGCGTCGGACGTGGCGGCGGCGGTGGATCGTATCCGCGGTCATACGGATTTGCCGGTGGCCGTGGGTTTCGGCGTCAAGACCCCGCAGCAAGCCGCCGAGATCGCCCGTGTCGCCGATGCGGCGGTCGTGGGCTCGGCCTTGGTCGGTCGGGTGGTGGAGAACCTTGAAAGCGGCGACCCGGTGGCCGCTGTACTAGACCTGACGCGGGACTTGGCCAATGGCGTCCGGAACGCGAGGAACTGA
- the rpsA gene encoding 30S ribosomal protein S1 → MNEAVVTDDFGGEDFAALLEESLGAEQRLDGRVVTATVVAVDNEAVTLDVGLKSEGRVALREFKAPGQELEMAPGDTVDVFVERYEDRNGQVVLSRERARREEAWTQLEKAFEATERVNGVIFGRVKGGFTVDLNGAVAFLPGSQVDIRPVRDIAPLMGNPQPFQILKMDRARGNIVVSRRAVLEETRAEARSELVANLQEGQVLEGMVKNITDYGAFVDLGGVDGLLHVTDIAWKRINHPSEALQIGQTVNVQVIRFNPDNQRISLGMKQLEADPWDGVDAKFPVDARFNGRVTNITDYGAFVELEPGVEGLVHVSEMSWTKKNIHPGKIVSTSQEVEVMILDVDPQKRRISLGLKQCMDNPWTAFLDSHPVGATVEGEVKNITEFGLFVGLPGEIDGMVHMSDISWEVSGERAMEDFNRGDMVTAKVLDVDVDKERISLGIKQLGDDPFAAGISGLKKGEVTTCTVTQLTDGGIEVAVAEGMTGFIRKSDLSRDRSEQRPERFAVGEKVDAKITNIDAKSRKISLSIKAREIQEEKEAVEQFGSTDSGASLGDILGAALKEKQSQDD, encoded by the coding sequence ATGAACGAAGCTGTAGTGACTGACGATTTTGGCGGCGAAGACTTTGCCGCCCTGCTGGAAGAAAGCCTGGGCGCCGAGCAGCGCCTGGATGGCCGCGTGGTCACCGCCACCGTTGTCGCCGTGGACAATGAAGCCGTGACTTTGGACGTGGGCCTCAAGTCCGAGGGCCGTGTTGCCCTCCGAGAATTCAAGGCGCCGGGCCAGGAACTGGAAATGGCCCCTGGCGACACCGTCGACGTCTTCGTCGAGCGTTATGAGGATCGCAACGGTCAGGTGGTTCTGAGCCGTGAGCGGGCCCGCCGCGAAGAAGCCTGGACCCAGCTCGAAAAGGCTTTCGAGGCCACCGAGCGCGTCAATGGCGTTATCTTCGGTCGCGTCAAGGGCGGCTTTACCGTCGATCTGAATGGCGCCGTGGCCTTCCTGCCGGGCAGCCAGGTGGACATCCGTCCGGTACGCGACATCGCCCCGCTGATGGGCAACCCGCAGCCGTTCCAGATCCTGAAAATGGATCGGGCCCGTGGCAATATCGTCGTGTCCCGCCGTGCGGTGCTCGAAGAGACCCGCGCCGAGGCTCGTTCGGAGCTGGTCGCCAACCTGCAAGAGGGTCAGGTTCTCGAGGGCATGGTCAAGAACATCACCGACTATGGTGCGTTCGTGGACCTGGGCGGCGTCGACGGCCTGTTGCACGTCACCGACATTGCCTGGAAGCGGATCAACCATCCGTCCGAAGCCTTGCAGATCGGCCAGACCGTCAATGTTCAGGTCATCCGCTTCAATCCGGACAACCAGCGCATCAGCCTGGGCATGAAGCAGCTGGAAGCCGATCCCTGGGATGGTGTTGACGCCAAATTCCCGGTGGATGCCCGCTTCAACGGCCGGGTCACCAACATCACCGATTACGGCGCCTTCGTGGAGCTGGAGCCCGGTGTCGAGGGCCTGGTGCACGTTTCCGAGATGTCCTGGACCAAGAAAAACATCCATCCGGGCAAGATCGTTTCCACCTCGCAGGAAGTGGAAGTGATGATTCTCGACGTGGATCCGCAGAAGCGGCGTATCAGCCTTGGTCTCAAGCAGTGCATGGACAATCCTTGGACGGCCTTCCTGGATTCCCATCCGGTCGGCGCCACCGTCGAAGGCGAGGTCAAGAACATCACCGAGTTCGGTCTGTTCGTCGGCCTGCCTGGCGAGATCGACGGCATGGTCCACATGTCCGACATCTCTTGGGAAGTCTCCGGCGAGCGCGCCATGGAGGACTTCAATCGCGGCGACATGGTCACCGCCAAGGTCCTCGACGTGGACGTGGACAAAGAGCGCATCAGCCTGGGCATCAAGCAGCTCGGCGATGATCCCTTTGCCGCCGGTATCAGCGGCCTGAAGAAGGGCGAAGTGACGACCTGCACCGTGACCCAGCTCACCGACGGCGGCATCGAAGTGGCCGTGGCCGAGGGCATGACCGGCTTTATCCGCAAGTCGGACCTGAGCCGGGATCGTTCCGAGCAGCGCCCCGAGCGTTTCGCGGTCGGCGAAAAGGTTGATGCCAAGATCACCAACATCGATGCCAAGAGCCGCAAGATCAGCCTGTCCATCAAGGCCCGCGAGATCCAGGAAGAAAAGGAAGCCGTGGAACAGTTCGGTTCCACCGACTCCGGCGCTTCCCTGGGCGATATCCTCGGCGCCGCCTTGAAGGAAAAGCAGTCCCAGGACGACTGA
- the trpB gene encoding tryptophan synthase subunit beta, whose translation MTKLNSFRTGPDDGGHFGIHGGQFVAETLMPLIKELEQAFEDSKTDDAFKAELGGYLKHYVGRPSPLYFAKRMSEHLGGARIYFKREDLNHTGAHKVNNCMGQILLARRMGKGRIIAETGAGMHGVATATVCALFDLPCTIYMGCKDIERQAPNVYRMKMLGATVIPVTAGAGTLKDAMNEAMRDWVANVESTYYLIGTVAGMHPFPEMVRDFQCIIGDETRDQIMELEGRLPDSLVACIGGGSNAMGLFHPFLDDGDVRIVGVEAAGHGIDTGEHAASLNAGKPGVLHGNRTYLLMDDDGQITEAHSISAGLDYPGIGPEHAWLHDIGRAEYVAITDDEALEAFRLCSRMEGIIPALESSHAVAQAMKMAPDLPGDHIMVINMSGRGDKDLNTVAAIDGVTL comes from the coding sequence ATGACCAAGCTTAATAGTTTTCGCACCGGCCCCGATGACGGCGGGCATTTCGGCATCCACGGCGGCCAGTTCGTCGCCGAGACCCTGATGCCGTTGATCAAGGAACTGGAACAGGCCTTCGAGGACTCCAAAACCGACGACGCCTTCAAGGCCGAACTGGGGGGCTATCTGAAGCATTACGTGGGGCGGCCGAGCCCGCTCTATTTCGCCAAGCGGATGAGCGAGCATCTGGGCGGCGCCAGGATCTATTTCAAGCGCGAGGACCTGAACCACACCGGCGCGCACAAGGTCAACAACTGCATGGGCCAGATTCTACTGGCCCGGCGCATGGGCAAGGGCCGCATCATCGCCGAAACCGGCGCCGGCATGCATGGGGTGGCCACGGCCACCGTCTGCGCCCTGTTCGATCTACCCTGCACCATCTACATGGGTTGCAAGGATATTGAACGCCAAGCCCCCAACGTCTATCGCATGAAGATGCTCGGCGCCACGGTGATCCCGGTGACCGCCGGGGCAGGCACCTTGAAAGACGCCATGAACGAGGCCATGCGCGACTGGGTAGCTAACGTGGAAAGCACCTACTACCTGATCGGCACGGTGGCGGGCATGCACCCTTTCCCCGAGATGGTACGCGACTTCCAATGCATCATTGGTGACGAGACCCGCGACCAGATCATGGAACTGGAAGGACGGCTGCCCGACAGCCTGGTTGCCTGTATCGGCGGCGGCTCCAACGCCATGGGCCTGTTCCATCCGTTCTTGGATGATGGTGACGTGCGCATTGTCGGCGTGGAAGCGGCCGGACATGGAATTGATACCGGCGAGCACGCGGCCAGCCTCAACGCGGGCAAGCCCGGGGTGCTGCATGGCAATCGCACTTATCTGTTGATGGACGACGATGGCCAGATCACCGAAGCCCATTCCATTTCCGCCGGGCTCGACTATCCGGGTATCGGTCCGGAACATGCCTGGTTACACGACATCGGGCGCGCCGAGTATGTGGCCATCACCGATGACGAGGCCCTGGAAGCTTTCCGCCTCTGCTCGCGCATGGAAGGCATCATTCCGGCATTGGAAAGCTCTCATGCCGTGGCCCAGGCGATGAAAATGGCCCCGGACCTGCCCGGCGACCATATCATGGTGATCAACATGAGCGGGCGCGGCGATAAGGATCTCAACACGGTCGCCGCCATCGATGGGGTGACCCTATGA
- the sppA gene encoding signal peptide peptidase SppA, producing the protein MNLDSDALLLIRRLKRQLTVWRLGGVALLALLLIVLLADGIEDVGDEEDTVARLTITGVILDDPWRSRTLRKVMEKEHIKALLVHIDSPGGTVVGSESLYRVLMDVAEEKPVVAIMGQVAASGGYMTALGTDRIYAQAGTITGSIGVILQTTDMTGLMDMIGLKPESIKSSPLKAQPNPLEPLTPEARAATKAVVLDMYDMFVDMVADRRKLEDDKARTLADGRIYTGRQALENGLIDALGDETDARDWLAEEHEIDLDWPVAEIKIDRPKTRWQRLIGETMGKVLFSEELTRRLSLDGLLALWHPSL; encoded by the coding sequence ATGAATTTGGATTCGGACGCCCTATTGCTGATCCGCCGATTGAAACGCCAGTTGACCGTTTGGCGCCTAGGGGGCGTGGCCCTGTTGGCCCTGTTGCTGATTGTGTTGCTGGCCGACGGGATCGAAGACGTGGGCGACGAAGAGGACACGGTGGCGCGGTTAACCATCACCGGCGTGATTCTCGATGACCCCTGGCGCAGCCGCACCTTGCGCAAGGTCATGGAAAAGGAGCACATCAAGGCGCTGCTGGTCCATATCGATAGCCCCGGCGGCACCGTGGTCGGTAGCGAATCCCTTTACCGGGTGCTGATGGACGTTGCCGAGGAAAAGCCGGTCGTGGCCATCATGGGACAGGTGGCGGCCTCGGGCGGCTACATGACGGCTTTGGGGACGGATCGAATCTATGCCCAGGCGGGAACCATTACCGGATCCATCGGGGTGATTCTCCAAACCACCGACATGACCGGCTTGATGGATATGATCGGACTGAAACCCGAATCCATCAAAAGCAGCCCTTTGAAGGCCCAGCCCAATCCGTTGGAACCCCTGACACCGGAAGCCCGCGCTGCCACCAAAGCGGTGGTTTTGGATATGTACGACATGTTCGTGGATATGGTGGCTGACCGGCGCAAGCTGGAAGACGACAAGGCCCGGACCTTGGCCGACGGACGGATCTATACCGGGCGGCAGGCCTTGGAAAACGGGCTGATTGACGCCCTTGGCGACGAGACCGATGCCCGGGATTGGCTGGCCGAGGAGCACGAAATTGATCTGGATTGGCCAGTGGCTGAGATCAAGATTGACCGCCCGAAAACCCGTTGGCAGAGGCTGATCGGAGAGACCATGGGAAAAGTCCTGTTTTCAGAGGAACTTACCCGTCGACTGTCACTTGACGGACTGCTCGCCCTCTGGCACCCTAGCCTTTAG
- a CDS encoding response regulator transcription factor, with translation MIQKRPNNELGTRITVAGGEGISWMGIQQGQGIDMEKVCCLLAMGNAEMRRMVHAVLSREGMGAIQESWDVETTETQLKTMSPDLIIVDAGIAESMSEATHMVKKLRLAALSSNPYAVVLALMANPSSEEVMAWVNAGVDDLVAHPVSPKVLLDRLSIQVEARRPFVVTSEYLGPERRNRQRPGVSIEQIAVPNTFGEKVRGTYDGESIDEQISDMVSHLRTRRVECQAARILQMIKILRPMFQQPEAHDLLVNRLRQMGLIILEMGRHLSNTPYEEVNGLCATLHGLVKRLGSEKRDPEDMKKLDEAARKLAVAFNIETSEPHQPMSAAAE, from the coding sequence ATGATCCAGAAACGACCGAACAACGAACTCGGCACCCGGATCACCGTCGCTGGCGGCGAGGGGATCTCCTGGATGGGAATTCAGCAAGGGCAAGGCATTGATATGGAAAAGGTCTGCTGCCTGCTGGCCATGGGCAATGCCGAGATGCGGCGCATGGTACATGCGGTCCTGAGCCGTGAAGGAATGGGAGCCATCCAGGAATCCTGGGATGTGGAAACCACCGAAACCCAACTGAAAACAATGTCTCCAGACCTGATCATCGTGGACGCCGGGATCGCCGAATCCATGAGTGAAGCAACTCATATGGTCAAAAAATTGCGTCTGGCGGCGTTGTCCTCCAATCCCTATGCGGTGGTTCTGGCTTTGATGGCCAACCCGTCCTCCGAAGAGGTCATGGCCTGGGTCAATGCAGGGGTTGATGATCTGGTCGCACACCCCGTGTCCCCCAAGGTGCTGCTTGATCGCCTGTCCATTCAGGTGGAGGCGCGGCGACCTTTCGTCGTCACCAGCGAATATCTCGGGCCCGAACGGCGCAATCGGCAGCGCCCGGGCGTGAGTATTGAACAGATTGCCGTACCCAACACCTTTGGCGAAAAGGTGCGCGGGACCTATGACGGGGAATCCATCGACGAACAGATCTCTGACATGGTGAGCCACCTTCGTACCAGACGTGTGGAATGTCAGGCCGCGCGCATCTTGCAGATGATCAAGATCCTGCGGCCCATGTTCCAACAGCCCGAGGCCCATGACCTGCTGGTCAACCGCCTGCGGCAAATGGGGCTGATCATCCTCGAAATGGGGCGTCATCTGAGCAACACGCCCTATGAAGAGGTCAATGGGCTTTGCGCCACCCTGCACGGCCTGGTCAAACGCCTTGGCAGCGAAAAGCGGGATCCAGAAGATATGAAAAAGCTGGACGAGGCCGCGCGGAAGTTGGCCGTGGCCTTCAATATTGAGACCAGCGAGCCCCATCAGCCAATGAGTGCCGCCGCGGAATAG
- a CDS encoding phosphoribosylanthranilate isomerase → MPVDVKICGLTTPETVTCAVEGGAALCGFVFFPPSPRNLEPVAAKPLVNLVPDGITRVGLLVDADDAFIDTLLSHVRLDVLQLHGKETAYRVKEIRERFRLPVMKAVPVSRIEDLAIGRMYEGFVDHLLFDARPPRGATRPGGNALAFDWSLLANSDWKVPWLLAGGLNADNLAEAVRISGATTLDVSSGVEDAPGVKSPQKIRQFLELAQEV, encoded by the coding sequence GTGCCCGTTGACGTCAAAATCTGTGGCTTGACCACGCCGGAAACGGTGACCTGCGCCGTCGAAGGCGGGGCGGCTCTGTGCGGGTTCGTGTTCTTTCCGCCCTCGCCGCGCAATTTGGAACCCGTGGCCGCCAAGCCATTGGTGAATCTGGTGCCCGACGGAATCACCCGGGTGGGCCTGCTGGTGGATGCCGATGATGCCTTCATCGACACCTTGCTCTCCCATGTGCGTTTGGACGTGTTGCAGCTTCACGGCAAGGAGACCGCCTATCGCGTCAAGGAAATCCGCGAGCGCTTCCGCCTACCGGTGATGAAGGCGGTTCCGGTTTCCAGAATCGAAGACCTGGCCATTGGCCGCATGTACGAGGGCTTCGTCGATCATCTGCTGTTCGACGCCCGCCCACCCCGTGGCGCCACCCGCCCCGGCGGCAACGCCCTGGCCTTCGACTGGAGCCTGCTGGCCAATAGCGATTGGAAGGTCCCCTGGCTGCTGGCCGGAGGCCTGAACGCCGACAATCTCGCCGAGGCGGTGCGTATCAGCGGCGCCACCACCCTCGACGTGTCCTCGGGCGTCGAGGACGCCCCGGGGGTCAAGAGCCCGCAGAAGATCCGCCAGTTTTTGGAATTGGCGCAAGAGGTGTGA
- the accD gene encoding acetyl-CoA carboxylase, carboxyltransferase subunit beta: MNWLTNFVRPKLRELVGRKDIPENLWQSCPSCGQMIFHRDLEANLRVCQHCGHHMRIGVRQRLEILFDGGEYQEIEVPDTLSDPLKFKDLKRYSDRLKEYQARTGSQDALVVAHGKMGGMNVVIAAFNFEFMGGSMGIGVGEALIAAGRLAVVQDAALIVVPASGGARMQEGILSLMQMARTTLAVDEVKDAGLPYIVLLTDPTTGGVSASFAMLGDIAVAEPGAVIGFAGRRVIEETIREQLPDEFQTAEYLMEHGMVDMVVRRHDLRETLVRIIGLLRHPGPSATVVPLMMDGEEGEPVVADTDNPPTSKTPLFVTDAEYTDLTPESGPEHDK, encoded by the coding sequence ATGAACTGGTTGACCAACTTTGTCCGACCGAAACTGCGCGAACTGGTTGGGCGCAAGGATATCCCGGAAAACCTGTGGCAGAGCTGCCCGTCCTGCGGACAGATGATCTTCCATCGGGATCTGGAGGCGAACCTGCGGGTCTGCCAGCATTGTGGCCATCACATGCGCATCGGCGTGCGCCAGCGGCTGGAAATTCTGTTCGACGGCGGCGAATACCAGGAAATCGAGGTTCCAGATACCCTGTCCGATCCCCTGAAGTTCAAGGACCTGAAGCGCTATTCCGACCGTTTGAAGGAGTATCAGGCCCGCACCGGCAGCCAGGACGCTCTGGTGGTCGCCCACGGCAAGATGGGCGGCATGAACGTGGTCATCGCTGCGTTCAATTTCGAATTCATGGGCGGCTCCATGGGTATCGGTGTGGGTGAAGCCCTGATCGCGGCCGGACGGTTGGCGGTGGTCCAGGACGCGGCCTTGATCGTGGTGCCCGCCTCGGGTGGCGCGCGCATGCAGGAAGGAATCCTGTCGCTGATGCAAATGGCCCGTACCACCCTGGCCGTCGACGAGGTCAAGGATGCCGGACTGCCCTATATCGTCCTGTTGACCGATCCGACCACCGGTGGGGTCTCCGCTTCCTTTGCCATGCTGGGCGACATCGCCGTTGCCGAGCCGGGCGCGGTGATCGGTTTTGCCGGTCGGCGGGTGATCGAGGAAACCATTCGCGAGCAACTGCCCGACGAGTTCCAGACCGCCGAGTACCTGATGGAACATGGCATGGTCGATATGGTGGTACGCCGCCATGATCTGCGCGAAACCCTGGTCCGGATCATTGGTCTGCTGCGTCATCCGGGGCCGTCGGCCACGGTTGTGCCGCTGATGATGGACGGCGAGGAAGGCGAGCCGGTGGTTGCCGATACGGATAATCCACCGACATCCAAAACGCCCCTGTTCGTCACCGATGCCGAATATACGGATCTGACTCCCGAGAGCGGTCCCGAGCATGACAAGTGA
- a CDS encoding folylpolyglutamate synthase/dihydrofolate synthase family protein: protein MTSDAVLERLNHLHPKLIDLSLDRVVALLERLGNPHHDLPPVVHVAGTNGKGSVIAFMRAILEAAGLRVHVYTSPHLIRFHERIRVAGQLIAEEELRALLEECEAANGDNQVTFFEITTAAAFLAFSRTPADVVLLETGLGGRLDATNVINEPALTVLTPISMDHESFLGHTIGEIVEEKMGILKPGVPCVCAKLPRGLRGAAGSLGISKGMQEQCREMGISLIMEGEQWGCHTVGEEMIYKVDTFQMRLPQPGLAGAHQVRNAAQAVAAVEVLQRRLNLTIPEGAFGLGMKTVDWPGRLERLKPGALSRILPDEWELWVDGGHNPSAAKALAGQIRHWRDKPLYLVLGMMAGKDTDGFLKNLKGRSRVLRCVTIPGEDHALPAETLAELANAQLLEAETASSVAEALTSLTASQPGPARILICGSLYLAGQVLAANG from the coding sequence ATGACAAGTGACGCCGTCCTCGAGCGCCTGAACCACCTGCATCCGAAACTGATCGACCTCTCCCTGGACCGCGTTGTGGCCCTGTTGGAGCGCCTGGGCAACCCGCACCATGATTTGCCACCGGTGGTCCATGTGGCCGGGACCAACGGCAAGGGCTCTGTGATCGCCTTCATGCGGGCCATTTTGGAAGCAGCAGGCCTGCGGGTGCATGTTTATACTTCGCCCCACCTGATACGCTTTCATGAGCGGATCCGGGTTGCCGGGCAATTGATTGCGGAAGAAGAACTAAGGGCCTTGTTGGAAGAATGCGAGGCGGCCAACGGCGACAACCAAGTGACCTTCTTCGAGATCACCACCGCTGCGGCCTTTTTGGCCTTTTCGCGCACCCCCGCCGATGTGGTGTTGTTGGAGACCGGCCTGGGTGGACGGCTGGATGCCACCAACGTCATCAATGAGCCCGCGCTGACCGTGCTCACGCCCATTTCCATGGACCATGAATCGTTTCTCGGCCACACCATCGGCGAGATCGTCGAAGAGAAAATGGGCATTCTCAAGCCCGGTGTGCCTTGTGTTTGCGCCAAGCTGCCGAGGGGATTGAGGGGGGCCGCCGGGTCGCTCGGTATCAGCAAGGGCATGCAGGAGCAATGCCGGGAGATGGGCATTTCCTTGATCATGGAAGGCGAGCAATGGGGCTGCCATACCGTCGGCGAGGAGATGATCTATAAGGTCGACACCTTCCAGATGCGCCTGCCCCAACCGGGATTGGCTGGGGCCCACCAGGTGCGCAACGCGGCCCAGGCCGTGGCGGCGGTGGAAGTCCTGCAACGACGGCTAAACCTGACCATTCCCGAAGGAGCCTTTGGCCTGGGCATGAAAACCGTGGACTGGCCGGGACGGCTGGAGCGCCTGAAGCCCGGCGCGCTTTCCCGTATACTGCCCGATGAATGGGAGCTCTGGGTCGATGGTGGCCATAACCCATCGGCAGCCAAGGCCCTGGCCGGACAGATCCGGCATTGGCGGGACAAACCCCTCTACTTGGTGCTGGGTATGATGGCTGGCAAAGATACGGACGGTTTTTTGAAGAATCTCAAAGGACGCTCGCGGGTCTTGCGTTGTGTGACTATTCCCGGCGAGGACCATGCCTTACCCGCCGAGACCCTGGCCGAGTTGGCCAACGCTCAACTTCTGGAGGCCGAGACCGCCTCATCGGTCGCCGAAGCCTTGACCAGCTTGACCGCGTCCCAGCCCGGCCCGGCCCGGATATTGATATGCGGCTCGTTATACTTGGCCGGACAGGTGTTGGCCGCCAACGGGTAG